From one Paeniglutamicibacter psychrophenolicus genomic stretch:
- a CDS encoding aspartate ammonia-lyase — MNESTATLQTTAAQGTRSEHDLIGDRDIPADAYWGVHSLRAVENFPITGQSLSTNTNLVMALAMVKQAAARTNLELGLLDAPRAEAIIAACAEIIAGKLHEQFVVDVIQGGAGTSSNMNANEVIANRALELMGHAKGEYQYLHPNDHVNLSQSTNDVYPTAVRVATIFAATSLVGAMEHLGKAFAAKAVEFRTVVKMGRTQLQDAVPMTLGQEFNSYAVTLGEDRLRLAEATLLVHEINLGATAIGTGLNAPAGYSALACTHLAEISGLKLETAFDLIEATADVGAFVHLSGVLKRVAVKLSKVCNDLRLLSSGPRAGLGEIDLPAVQSGSSIMPGKVNPVIPEVVNQVAYEVIGNDVTITMAAESGQLQLNAFEPIIVHSLTKSMRHLEAACITLADKCIIGITAHEDKLRAQVENSIGLVTALTTQLGYAASTKIAMEALSTGRGVAELVLEHGLLSASQLTELLRPERLANLSE, encoded by the coding sequence ATGAACGAATCCACCGCCACCCTGCAGACCACGGCCGCCCAGGGCACCCGCAGCGAACACGATTTGATCGGCGACCGGGACATTCCCGCGGACGCCTATTGGGGCGTGCACTCGCTGCGCGCCGTGGAAAACTTCCCGATCACCGGCCAGAGCCTGTCCACCAACACCAATCTGGTCATGGCCTTGGCCATGGTCAAGCAGGCCGCCGCCCGGACCAACCTGGAACTGGGCCTGCTCGATGCGCCCCGCGCCGAGGCCATCATCGCCGCCTGCGCCGAAATCATCGCCGGCAAGCTGCACGAGCAGTTCGTGGTCGACGTGATCCAGGGCGGCGCCGGGACCTCCTCGAACATGAACGCCAACGAGGTCATCGCCAACCGTGCGCTGGAACTCATGGGCCACGCCAAGGGCGAATACCAATACCTGCACCCCAACGACCACGTGAACCTCAGCCAGTCCACCAACGACGTGTACCCCACCGCGGTGCGCGTGGCAACGATCTTCGCTGCAACCTCGCTGGTCGGTGCGATGGAGCACCTCGGGAAGGCCTTCGCCGCCAAGGCCGTCGAGTTCCGCACCGTGGTGAAGATGGGCCGCACGCAGCTGCAGGACGCTGTCCCGATGACGCTGGGCCAGGAGTTCAACTCCTACGCCGTGACCCTGGGCGAGGACCGCTTGCGCCTGGCCGAGGCCACGTTGCTGGTCCACGAGATCAACCTCGGTGCCACCGCCATCGGCACCGGGCTCAACGCCCCGGCCGGCTACTCGGCCCTGGCCTGCACCCACCTGGCGGAAATCTCCGGGCTGAAGCTGGAAACCGCGTTCGACCTGATCGAGGCCACCGCCGACGTCGGCGCCTTCGTGCACCTCTCCGGGGTGCTCAAGCGCGTGGCCGTCAAGCTCTCCAAGGTCTGCAACGACCTGCGCCTGCTCTCCTCCGGCCCGCGTGCGGGCCTGGGCGAGATCGACCTGCCGGCGGTGCAGTCGGGCTCCTCGATCATGCCGGGCAAGGTCAACCCGGTGATCCCCGAGGTCGTGAACCAGGTGGCCTACGAGGTCATCGGCAACGACGTGACCATCACGATGGCCGCCGAATCCGGGCAGCTGCAGCTCAACGCCTTCGAGCCGATCATCGTGCACAGCCTGACCAAGTCGATGCGCCACCTGGAGGCAGCCTGCATCACGCTGGCCGACAAGTGCATCATTGGCATCACCGCGCACGAGGACAAGCTGCGCGCCCAGGTGGAGAATTCCATCGGCCTGGTCACCGCGTTGACCACGCAGCTGGGCTACGCGGCCTCCACCAAGATCGCCATGGAGGCGCTGTCCACCGGCCGCGGCGTGGCCGAGCTTGTCCTGGAACACGGACTGCTCTCGGCCTCCCAGCTGACGGAGCTGCTGCGCCCCGAGCGCCTGGCCAACCTCAGCGAATAG
- a CDS encoding asparaginase codes for MNLAHFPAHAPLAVQTRGQLVESVHYGSLAALDPHGITVLTRGEPGARIYPRSALKPLFAVAMLRAGLELPAEQLALAAASHSGSADHQDLAAKILAEAGLEPAALRNSTDLPYGTAERHAWIHAGNAPTQLAQNCSGKHAAMLATCVLNGWDTETYLHHDHPLPSLIRAVVAELTGEDVTITSTDGCGTEVFALSLTGMARAFSTLVTAAEGTAEARVADAMRAHPLMVAGAGRDVTALMEAVPGLLAKDGFEGIQLIALPDGSALALKVSDGSDRARMPAAVPALLALGVAPGPLEPFNNLPVLGGGHPVGTLAGLPFS; via the coding sequence ATGAACCTCGCCCACTTCCCCGCCCACGCCCCGCTCGCGGTGCAGACCCGCGGCCAGCTGGTCGAAAGCGTCCACTACGGCTCGCTGGCGGCGCTGGATCCGCACGGGATCACCGTGCTCACGCGCGGGGAACCCGGCGCGCGGATCTACCCGCGCTCGGCCCTGAAGCCGCTCTTTGCCGTGGCGATGCTCCGCGCCGGGCTCGAGCTGCCCGCCGAGCAGCTCGCCCTGGCCGCCGCCAGCCACTCCGGATCCGCCGACCACCAGGACCTCGCCGCAAAGATCCTCGCCGAGGCCGGGCTGGAACCCGCGGCGCTGCGCAACTCCACGGACCTGCCCTACGGGACCGCCGAACGCCACGCCTGGATCCATGCCGGCAACGCTCCCACCCAACTGGCGCAGAACTGCTCCGGCAAGCACGCCGCGATGCTGGCCACCTGCGTGCTCAACGGCTGGGACACCGAAACCTACCTGCACCACGACCACCCGCTGCCCAGCCTCATCCGCGCGGTCGTCGCCGAACTCACCGGCGAGGACGTGACCATCACCAGCACCGACGGGTGCGGAACCGAGGTCTTCGCGCTGAGCCTCACGGGCATGGCCAGGGCCTTCTCCACGCTGGTCACCGCCGCCGAGGGCACCGCCGAGGCCAGGGTCGCCGACGCCATGCGCGCGCACCCGCTGATGGTTGCCGGTGCCGGACGCGATGTCACCGCGCTCATGGAGGCCGTGCCCGGGCTGCTGGCCAAGGACGGGTTCGAGGGAATCCAGCTCATCGCCCTGCCCGACGGTTCCGCGCTGGCGTTGAAGGTCTCCGACGGGTCGGACCGGGCTCGCATGCCCGCCGCAGTCCCCGCCTTGCTGGCCCTGGGTGTGGCGCCCGGACCGCTGGAACCCTTCAACAACCTCCCCGTGCTCGGCGGCGGCCACCCGGTCGGAACCCTGGCCGGGCTGCCCTTCAGCTAA
- a CDS encoding ABC transporter ATP-binding protein, with translation MLLKLILRHSKPYKWWIAAVLFFQLATTIATLFLPSLNARIIDTGVVKGDTDYIWRTGGVMLAVAFVQVLTAIAAVYFGAKTAMAIGRDLRHAVFDAVTGFSAQDVNKFGAATLITRGTNDVQQVQMLVLMGLNFMVSAPIMCIGGIIMALREDVGLSWLVWVSVPVLLVVVGVLVIFLMPLFRQMQDRIDDINGVLREQITGIRVVRAFVREPHETERFEEANAKLTRVGVKVGNLFVLMFPLIGMILHVATASVLWFGGHRVETGAMQVGALTAFLQYLLQILMAVMMGTFMAMMIPRAIVCAERIDEVTTLVPSLTDQHEHVADMAAPGTVEFRNVTFGYPGAEAPVLNNISFTARRGQMTAIIGSTGAGKSTLLNLIPRLYDANEGQVLVGGAPVTELTRAQLSGAVATVPQRPYLFSGTVASNLRFGADAATDEELWDALRTAQAESFVAAREDGLDGKISQGGTNVSGGQRQRLCIARALAARPEIYLFDDSFSALDVATDARLRAALKEPTKDAAVIIVAQRVSTITAADQILVLDHGEIVARGTHEELLESSETYQEIVSSQLAVEEVA, from the coding sequence ATGCTCTTAAAGCTCATACTTCGACATTCGAAACCCTACAAGTGGTGGATCGCAGCCGTGCTGTTCTTCCAGCTCGCCACCACCATCGCCACCCTGTTCCTGCCCAGCCTCAACGCCCGGATCATCGACACCGGCGTGGTCAAGGGGGACACCGACTACATCTGGCGCACCGGCGGCGTGATGCTTGCCGTCGCCTTCGTCCAGGTGCTCACCGCGATTGCCGCGGTGTACTTCGGGGCCAAGACCGCCATGGCCATCGGCCGCGACCTGCGCCATGCCGTCTTTGACGCCGTCACCGGCTTCTCCGCCCAGGACGTGAACAAGTTCGGCGCCGCAACGTTGATCACCCGCGGCACCAACGACGTGCAGCAGGTGCAGATGCTGGTGCTGATGGGCCTGAACTTCATGGTTTCCGCCCCCATCATGTGCATCGGCGGCATCATCATGGCGCTGCGCGAGGACGTCGGCCTGTCCTGGCTGGTCTGGGTCTCGGTGCCCGTGCTGCTGGTCGTCGTCGGCGTCCTGGTCATCTTCCTGATGCCGCTCTTCCGCCAGATGCAGGACCGCATCGACGACATCAACGGGGTGCTGCGCGAGCAGATCACCGGCATCCGCGTGGTGCGTGCCTTTGTGCGCGAACCGCATGAGACCGAGCGCTTCGAGGAAGCCAACGCCAAGCTCACCCGCGTGGGCGTGAAGGTCGGCAACCTCTTCGTGCTGATGTTCCCGCTGATCGGCATGATCCTGCACGTTGCCACCGCCTCGGTGCTGTGGTTCGGCGGACACCGGGTGGAAACCGGCGCCATGCAGGTCGGCGCGCTGACCGCGTTCCTGCAGTACCTGCTGCAGATCCTCATGGCGGTCATGATGGGCACCTTCATGGCGATGATGATCCCGCGCGCCATCGTCTGCGCCGAGCGCATCGACGAGGTCACCACCCTGGTCCCGTCCCTCACCGACCAGCACGAGCACGTCGCCGACATGGCCGCCCCCGGAACCGTCGAATTCCGCAACGTCACCTTCGGCTACCCCGGTGCCGAGGCCCCGGTGCTGAACAACATCTCCTTCACCGCCCGGCGCGGGCAGATGACAGCGATCATTGGATCCACCGGCGCGGGCAAGTCCACGCTGCTGAACCTGATCCCGCGGCTCTACGACGCCAACGAGGGCCAGGTGCTCGTTGGCGGGGCGCCGGTCACCGAGCTGACCCGCGCGCAGCTTTCGGGTGCCGTGGCCACCGTGCCGCAGCGCCCGTACCTCTTCTCCGGCACCGTCGCTTCCAACCTGCGCTTCGGCGCCGATGCCGCCACCGACGAGGAACTCTGGGATGCCCTGCGCACCGCCCAGGCCGAATCCTTCGTCGCCGCCCGCGAGGACGGACTGGACGGCAAGATCTCCCAGGGCGGCACCAACGTCTCGGGCGGACAGCGCCAGCGCCTGTGCATCGCCCGGGCACTGGCCGCACGCCCGGAGATCTACCTCTTTGACGACTCCTTCTCGGCCCTGGACGTGGCCACCGATGCGCGGCTGCGTGCCGCGCTGAAGGAACCGACCAAGGACGCGGCGGTGATCATCGTGGCCCAACGCGTCTCCACGATCACCGCGGCGGACCAGATCCTGGTCCTGGACCACGGCGAGATCGTGGCCCGCGGAACGCACGAGGAGCTCCTGGAATCCTCCGAGACCTACCAGGAAATCGTTTCATCCCAGCTTGCAGTGGAGGAGGTGGCCTAA
- a CDS encoding amino acid permease: MTREHPTPGPAPRSGNTLADRRPKSALTAEDAGMHKGLKSRQIQMIAIGGAIGTGLFMGAGGRLAGAGPALMFSYAICGFFAFLILRALGELVVHRPSSGSFVSYAREFFGEKAAFVTGWLYWLNWAMTAIVDITAIALYMNFFAKYVPWIGAVPQWTWALAALLVVLGLNLVSVKVFGEMEFWFALIKVVALLGFLAVGTYFVIFGSPVPGHEVGFSLIADNGGFFPNGLLPVVVVMQGVVFAYASIELIGTAAGETENPEKVMPKAINTVIIRIAVFYVGSLVLLSLLLPYTAYKAGESPFVTFFGSIGVAGMDSIMNLVVLTAAMSSLNAGLYSTGRILRSMALAGSAPRFAAKLNKRGVPYGGIALTTAVAGLGVVLNAIVPAQAFEIVLNMAALGIIASWGMIVLCQLALYRLSQRGEMNRPAFRMIGAPYTGYLTLAFLLAVIVLMAFDSPVGTWTVASIVVIVPALMIGWYASRKRIADIAAARDAADERYEFSLTASGPEA; encoded by the coding sequence ATGACACGTGAACACCCCACCCCCGGCCCCGCGCCGCGTTCCGGCAACACCCTGGCAGACCGCAGGCCGAAATCGGCCCTGACCGCCGAGGACGCCGGAATGCACAAGGGGCTCAAGTCCCGCCAGATCCAGATGATCGCGATCGGCGGGGCCATCGGCACCGGCCTGTTCATGGGCGCCGGAGGCCGGCTCGCCGGCGCCGGCCCGGCCCTGATGTTCAGCTACGCGATCTGCGGGTTCTTCGCCTTCCTGATCCTGCGCGCACTGGGCGAACTGGTCGTCCACCGCCCCTCTTCGGGTTCCTTCGTCTCCTACGCCCGCGAGTTCTTCGGTGAGAAGGCCGCCTTCGTGACCGGCTGGCTGTACTGGCTCAACTGGGCCATGACGGCCATCGTGGACATCACCGCGATCGCGCTGTACATGAACTTCTTCGCCAAGTACGTCCCGTGGATCGGTGCGGTCCCGCAGTGGACGTGGGCGCTTGCGGCGCTGCTGGTGGTGCTGGGGCTGAACCTGGTCTCGGTGAAGGTCTTCGGCGAGATGGAATTCTGGTTCGCGCTGATCAAGGTCGTCGCGCTGCTCGGGTTCCTGGCCGTGGGCACGTACTTCGTGATCTTCGGGTCCCCGGTTCCCGGGCACGAGGTCGGCTTCTCGCTGATCGCGGACAACGGCGGGTTCTTCCCCAACGGCCTGCTGCCGGTGGTCGTGGTGATGCAGGGAGTGGTCTTCGCCTACGCCTCGATCGAGCTGATCGGCACCGCCGCGGGCGAAACCGAAAACCCGGAGAAGGTCATGCCCAAGGCCATCAACACCGTGATCATCCGCATCGCCGTGTTCTACGTCGGCTCCCTGGTGCTGCTCTCGCTGCTGCTGCCCTACACCGCGTACAAGGCCGGCGAGTCCCCGTTCGTGACGTTCTTCGGCTCCATCGGAGTGGCCGGCATGGACTCGATCATGAACCTTGTGGTGCTCACCGCCGCGATGTCCTCGCTGAATGCGGGCCTGTATTCCACCGGGCGCATCCTGCGCTCGATGGCGCTGGCCGGGTCCGCCCCGCGCTTCGCCGCGAAGCTGAACAAGCGGGGCGTGCCCTACGGCGGCATCGCGCTGACCACCGCGGTCGCCGGCCTGGGCGTGGTGCTCAACGCGATTGTCCCGGCGCAGGCCTTCGAGATCGTGCTGAACATGGCGGCGCTGGGCATCATCGCCTCCTGGGGCATGATCGTGCTCTGCCAGCTGGCGCTCTACCGCCTGTCCCAGCGCGGGGAGATGAACCGCCCGGCCTTCCGGATGATCGGGGCGCCCTACACCGGGTACCTGACCCTTGCATTCCTGCTGGCGGTCATCGTGCTGATGGCCTTCGACTCGCCGGTGGGCACCTGGACAGTGGCCTCGATCGTCGTCATCGTCCCGGCGCTGATGATCGGTTGGTACGCCTCCCGCAAGCGCATTGCCGATATTGCAGCGGCACGCGATGCGGCCGACGAGCGCTACGAGTTCTCGCTCACCGCTTCCGGCCCGGAAGCCTAA
- the bcp gene encoding thioredoxin-dependent thiol peroxidase has translation MESLVSELSSPLAVGQRAPQFTLADATGRQVSLGDYAGKNVVVYFYPKAATPGCTTEACDFRDNLNSLRAAGYEVLGISPDEGEALTSFTESESLNFPLLSDPDFAVASAYGSYGEKEFNGKKSSGTLRSTVVVDGDGLVSLAEYNVAAGGHVARLREELGI, from the coding sequence ATGGAGTCTCTTGTGTCTGAACTTTCATCACCGCTGGCCGTTGGGCAGCGCGCACCGCAATTCACCTTGGCCGACGCCACCGGCAGGCAGGTCTCGCTGGGCGACTACGCGGGCAAGAACGTCGTCGTGTATTTCTACCCCAAGGCGGCCACCCCCGGCTGCACCACCGAGGCCTGCGATTTCCGGGACAACCTGAACTCGCTGCGGGCCGCCGGGTACGAGGTCCTGGGCATCTCCCCGGACGAGGGCGAGGCCCTGACCTCGTTCACAGAGTCCGAATCGCTGAACTTCCCGCTGCTTTCGGATCCCGATTTTGCGGTGGCCTCTGCGTACGGCTCGTACGGCGAAAAGGAGTTCAACGGCAAGAAATCCTCCGGCACCCTGCGCAGCACCGTGGTGGTTGACGGGGACGGTCTGGTCTCGCTGGCCGAGTACAACGTGGCGGCCGGCGGGCACGTGGCCCGCCTGCGCGAGGAACTCGGCATCTAG
- a CDS encoding ABC transporter ATP-binding protein: MAKRTKESSTAIVETPDEIDDIDEFDTAGSSDMFGDSVPVRKAKHFWPSAKRLVGLLAPEKLGMSIVLLFVTAGVVLSVIAPKILGKAMDVIFAGVFSKNMDPGVPVDQLIAGLRASGQNDLADMMSKMNLAPGFGIDFPLLSRYILIVLSMYFVASLFMWIQGWLLNRLVMKVVYRLRRDVEDKLNKLPLNYFDTRQRGDLLSRVTNDVDNIQNALQQAISQLVQSLLTVIGIVIMMFIVSWQMALIALIALPLSAVAAGVIGSRAQGMFTAQWKNTGALNGQIEESFSGHDLMKVFGREKDMLDRFHEKNEELYRASFGAQFVSGMIFPVMNFISYLAYVGIAVVGGLRVATGQMSLGDATAFIQYSREFTQPLGQMAGMANMLQSGVASAERTFELLDADEQDPDTATDKLPARTDGHVEFENVTFSYSEDKPLIEDLSFEAHPGHTVAIVGPTGAGKTTLVNLVMRFYELNSGRITLDGVDVTAISRADLRSKVGMVLQDAWLFGGSILENIRYGRLDATDEEVMAAAKATFVDRFVRALPDGYETVIDEEGTNVSAGEKQLITIARAFVANPSLLILDEATSSVDTRTELLVQHAMAALRSDRTSFVIAHRLSTIRDADTILVMEEGKIVEQGNHEVLLAARGAYYRLYQSQFAGPAQDADAETAGGGAPVLEGIEPGAAETQPDAIG; the protein is encoded by the coding sequence ATGGCAAAACGCACCAAGGAATCATCGACCGCCATCGTGGAAACCCCCGACGAGATTGACGACATCGACGAGTTCGACACCGCCGGGTCCTCCGACATGTTCGGTGACTCGGTCCCGGTCCGCAAGGCCAAGCACTTCTGGCCCTCGGCCAAGCGCCTGGTGGGGCTGCTGGCACCGGAGAAGCTCGGCATGTCCATCGTGCTGCTCTTCGTCACCGCCGGCGTCGTGCTCTCGGTCATCGCCCCGAAGATCCTGGGCAAGGCCATGGACGTCATCTTCGCCGGCGTCTTCAGCAAGAACATGGACCCCGGCGTCCCGGTCGACCAGCTGATCGCCGGGTTGCGCGCCTCCGGGCAGAACGACCTGGCGGACATGATGTCCAAGATGAACCTGGCCCCCGGCTTCGGCATCGACTTCCCGCTGCTGAGCCGCTACATCCTCATCGTGCTCTCGATGTACTTCGTGGCCTCGTTGTTCATGTGGATCCAGGGCTGGCTGCTGAACCGGCTGGTCATGAAGGTCGTCTACCGGCTGCGCCGCGACGTCGAGGACAAGCTGAACAAGCTGCCGCTGAACTACTTCGACACCCGCCAGCGCGGGGACCTGCTCAGCCGCGTCACCAACGACGTGGACAACATCCAAAACGCCCTGCAGCAGGCCATCAGCCAGCTGGTCCAATCCCTGCTGACCGTCATCGGCATCGTGATCATGATGTTCATCGTCTCCTGGCAGATGGCGCTGATCGCGTTGATCGCCCTGCCGCTTTCGGCCGTCGCTGCCGGGGTCATTGGCTCCCGCGCCCAGGGCATGTTCACCGCCCAGTGGAAGAACACCGGCGCGCTGAACGGGCAGATCGAGGAATCATTCTCCGGCCACGACCTGATGAAGGTCTTCGGGCGCGAAAAGGACATGCTCGATCGCTTCCACGAGAAGAACGAGGAGCTCTACAGGGCCTCCTTCGGCGCCCAGTTCGTCTCCGGGATGATCTTCCCGGTCATGAACTTCATCTCCTACCTGGCCTACGTCGGCATCGCAGTGGTCGGCGGGCTGCGCGTTGCCACCGGCCAGATGTCCCTGGGCGACGCGACCGCGTTCATCCAGTACAGCCGCGAATTCACCCAGCCGCTGGGGCAGATGGCCGGCATGGCCAACATGCTCCAGTCCGGCGTCGCCTCCGCGGAGCGCACCTTCGAGCTGCTGGATGCCGACGAGCAGGACCCGGACACGGCAACCGACAAGCTACCGGCCCGCACCGACGGCCACGTCGAATTCGAGAACGTCACCTTCTCCTACTCCGAGGACAAGCCCCTGATTGAGGACCTGTCCTTCGAGGCGCACCCCGGGCACACCGTGGCCATCGTCGGTCCCACCGGCGCGGGCAAGACCACGCTGGTGAACCTGGTCATGCGCTTCTACGAGCTGAACTCCGGGCGCATCACCCTTGACGGGGTCGATGTCACCGCGATCAGCCGCGCGGACCTGCGCTCCAAGGTCGGCATGGTGCTGCAGGACGCCTGGCTCTTTGGAGGGTCCATCCTGGAGAACATCCGCTACGGGCGCCTGGATGCCACCGACGAGGAGGTCATGGCCGCGGCCAAGGCCACCTTCGTTGACCGGTTCGTCCGCGCGCTGCCCGACGGCTACGAGACCGTCATCGACGAGGAAGGCACCAACGTGTCGGCCGGCGAGAAGCAGCTGATCACCATCGCCCGTGCGTTCGTGGCCAACCCCTCGCTGCTGATCCTCGACGAGGCGACCAGCTCCGTGGACACCCGCACCGAGCTGTTGGTGCAGCACGCCATGGCGGCGCTGCGCAGCGACAGGACCAGCTTCGTGATCGCGCACCGCCTGTCCACCATCCGCGACGCCGACACCATCCTGGTGATGGAAGAGGGCAAGATCGTGGAACAGGGCAACCACGAAGTGCTGCTCGCGGCCCGCGGGGCGTACTACAGGCTGTACCAGTCGCAGTTCGCCGGCCCGGCCCAGGACGCCGACGCGGAAACCGCCGGTGGCGGTGCCCCGGTGCTCGAGGGCATCGAGCCCGGTGCTGCCGAGACCCAGCCGGACGCCATCGGCTAG